The genomic interval GTTTATTTACCTCTATCCAAAAACTTCTGTACTATTAACGCTATACCAATCTCCAGAATACAACCAATAACAGCCTTCCAAATCAATCTGGAATGCAAAATCTCTGCATTAGCCACTATCATGCACACGAAAAAGGAAGATAGAGCGACTACAATGATAATCAAAATGTAGAATGCCGTATCTGGAATGGGGATGGCATTGTCGGCTTTCTTCATTCTTCGCTCGGCTTCCTTGCATTTGCTCTCAATCTGACTGAGAAAATCACATAGAAGCCTTGCTCCAAATTCAACTGCCATCTTCTGCATTTCTTCAGAAATGATAGGTTTACACTCTCGTATAGAGCCGGACAGATTTTCAACTTCTGTTCTCAGCTTATATACATTGTCATTCAGGCTGGCAAGTACCTTGGCATTTACATCGAGTAGCCGTTTTTCTTCTTCCAGATATTCATTCTTGGGAGTGGCTTTTATGGTTTCCGCTTCATTCATTTCAGCTGTGAAATCAAATTTCTCCTTCATGGCTTATCGTTTTAGTCCTGTTTTCGGTTTCTTCCCTAACGAACGGCTGGCGGCACGAGCGCATCTGCGAGCCCATTGCAAATCGTCTTCGTCCTTGTCTCTCCACGGAAGGTCGCTTTGTGAGCCTCCACCGGTTGTTACGTCGGGGGTATCTATCAGTCCGACAAATATAGCTACAGCCATATCGGTAAGTTCCTGACAGTTGGCAATAAACCTGTAATCAAATTCGTCATTGAAACAGTCAAGTACTTTTTCCGGAATATAAAATCGATGTTCCTTGCCTTCATAAGTAAAGACATAAGGAATGATATTCTGATGGCCTGGGCGATATTGGGTATAGTCAATAGGATCAACCTTATGTGTCGCTACCTGTTGAACGGTTTGGGAAGTATTATTTCTAATGACGGAAAGTTCTTGAAAATGAATATTCAAAATGATACAGAAATAACTTACGATAGGGTGGCACCCGAGTATATCTACAGCCCGGTCCTGCAACAATTTTTGGCAACGCTGTTGCCATATTATCATGGCATAATCACGATTTTAACGATACCAGGAGGGTAATGACTAATATTGACAATTATGATCGACCAATCTTTCTCTGCCGAGAATTTCGAAAAGATATTTAATATTGAGAATCGCAAAGGTAATATTAATAAAGATACTCTACCTACGGAGTATATTACTCTGCTTGTTCGGATAAAAGAAATAAGAGAAAATATCAACGAGTTGCGAGATAAATATAGACGCGAAGAGATCTCTAAAGATGACTTTCTGAAGGAGAGGGATGCTCAGAATGACAAGATTAAAAAGCTTCAGTCAGAAAAAGAAACCATTCTATATGAAAATTTGAAGAAGATCAGCGAGGAAGTTAATTCATCGAAGTTTCGATTTGATTTTAACGTTGGCGACCATAACGGGAAACCTACATACGAAATTGGGAATAATGTTGCTCAATTTTATGCAATTAAACAGTTGCAATACAACATACGAAAAACATTTAAAGTCAAACAAGCAGACCGATATCGAATTCTAAAACAGATCAAACTCTTGCTGTCTGATGGTTTTCCCAAAATAGTTATTAGAACTGATATCGAATCTTTTTACGAAAGTATTCCTCAAAAATAAGTTGCTAAACAAAGTTCTGGACAGCACTTTATTAACCCACAAATCAAAGCAGTTCATTTCCAACATTATCACGGAGTATGAAAAACTAAAAGATAAGAGTCTGGAACGCTCTGGATACGGAGTGCCACGCGGGGTGGGAATCAGTGCATATTTGTCAGAGTTATACATGAGTGATTTTGATCGAGACCTTAAATCAATTGCCTACGTGACATTCTATGCTCGCTATGTGGATGATATCTTTATTATAATAACACCGCCCTCGAAAACGGATGATACAGACTATCAGAAACCTGTTGAAGATATTTGTACAAAATTTGGCCTTACAATGAAAGTAGCCAAAACTAAAGTGGTTAAAGTTATGGAGACTACACCGAAGCAAATCTCTATAGATTATCTTGGATACTCTTTTGTGCTTAATCAATGTAAGCTAACAATCAATTTAACTCGCAGTAAGACAGAAAAGTATAAAGACCGAATAATCAAAGCTTTTGATTGCTATAATACAGAGCAAATACAACGAAAGAAGAGCACGTAAACTCCTTTTTGATCGCTTACGTTTTTTATGTGGAAACACCAAACTATTAAACAGTAAAGAAGGGATAAAAGTAGGCGTATACTACTCAAACAGTCTTCTTGAGGAATCAAATTTGAGTAGCTTAAAGGCACTGAATTGTTTTCTAATGAGAATGGTATATACTAATCTCAAGCCCCATTGTGAATATAGTTTTGATGTTAATAAATTGAAAAAGCAGATTGTTCGTCGTTTCGATTTTTATAACGGATTTAAGCAAAAAAGATTTCATAATTACACCGCCAAGGAATTAATAGAGATAAAGAAAATATGGTAGTATGAAATACAGAAAAAAGCGGATACGGTTGAAATATAAAAAGGAGAGGGTTATACTTTCCGATGTATTACCATACGAAATGATTCCTTTTCTGGTTAAAGGTTACGAACAATACGTATTTATGCACCGGATTTCAATGAAAATCCCTCTCGTGTCGAATTATACTGCTTTCGCAACATTTCACCGTAGCAGACAGATTACATAAGCGTTTTGTATTGTACCATTTAGGTGATAAAATCAATACAAATATTTTAATTGTATCCTTTAGGGTATTGTTTTCCCCTCATTATTGATTATGCCCGGTAAAATATACTGTGGGGTAATTACCTTCATGGTATGTATATCCGGCATCTTAATGCGATGCAATTCCCCGACACTGTTTCAGAACGGTTGCTGCCGCAACCATATAGCCATAAAGCGGTCGTAGACGATATAACCGTCCGCCGTTTTGTAGACCATTTCCCGGTCGATCAGCCTTTTGAGGGCGCTGTTCACGCTGCTGGCCGCCCGGAGTCTGTATTCTGTAATGAAATCCCCGGAATTGATCTCCCTGACGCATCCGGCTTTGGCGATGGCCTTAAGCAATCGAATATTGCTCGCCGGATAAGCCGCCAGCAGGTTCTCGTACGTATAGGTCGATTCGGCGACCACCTCCCCAATGGCATAGTCTGTCATTCCGATATCCGGGTTTTCGGTATATCCGTAAAGCCGGTTGAGCAAGACCTGGATATACCATGTATGCCCGTCGAAAGCGTCGTAAAGATACCCGAACGTCTCTTCGGCCAGTTTCCTGCCCTGCCGGGTGAAAAATTCGGCTGCGAAACGATAATATTCTTCTCTGGTTATCCGGTCGATGACCTGCGTTTGCGTACTCTGGTAGAAAGGACGTTTGGCCGAATGGAACATCTGCTGCATGATATGCTGCTTGCTGCCGGCGAATATGAAATTGATATTCGGGACGAACTGGATGTACGAGCGTAACAGAGCCTCGGCCCCTTTCTCCGGATATTCCGCGATCTGCTGGAATTCGTCGATAGCGATATAGCACCGCTTCTCGGACGATCGCAGATAGTCGAATATCTCCCTGAGCGTGGCTTCCTCGGATGAAGGAACAATGTCGATGGTGACTTTCGGCTGTCCGGTCAGCTCGTCGAACGTAAATACCGGGCGGCAGCTTTTGATGAACTTGCCCACGCGACCGAGCGCCTTTTGCGGAACAGAGTCCAGCTTACCGAGTACGGTACCGGCGAAAAGCCGGATGAAATCGCCCAATGACTGTGTCGAATAAATATCCATATAGAACGTCACGATATCCGGTTCCTGTTCACGGAGTTTGTAGAAAACATTTTTGACCAGGCCCGTTTTTCCCATACGGCGCGGAGCGATCAGCGTCACGTTCCTGCCGTTGTACAACGCCCGGATCATGGTTTCAGTCTCCTGCCGCCTGTCGCAGAAATATTCCGGGCTGTGGTATCCGGTCACCAGAAAAGGATTGTTCGGCTTCATATCATTACGTTTTATTTGTTACTCATTTATCGTTACACAAATTACGCAACAATATTTATGATTACCAAATATCACCTGATCGAACTAAAGGAGACGGTACAAACCGAAACAATTATAAAATGTATACTGATATGGCTTTTGCAAATCACGTTTCACACCGTCATTGTAATAAGTACGATGCAAAGAATAATTTATCACCATTCCCATTAACGGATATGGTGGCAAGTGATAAATATATTCGATTTTATGTCATAAGCTTTTGAAATAAAAAAATATTTACTAATTTTACAATATCGTTCTAAAGAAAGGTTGAGTGCGTCAAAATTTAGTATCCCAAATCGTACCACTTGGCTTGTTTAGATAGAAACACAATCCATAAAGAGCTGGAAATAAGATAAATGCAAGAACGAGGTTAAAGTCTCGTTTTCCGCTCAGAAGCAGTTGGAAACAACTGCTTTTTTATTTTCAACGTATACCATTTATGCGTTTGAAAGCACGGTGCTCCCCAGCGAAAAATTGACAAGAACGGTTTTCGGGGGGAACCGGTCGCAAGAAACGAATCCCGACCTATTAAAAATCGGGCAATATTTACCTTAACCGTCGAAACGGTTTTCGTTCCGAGACTATGTCTGCTAAACCCAAGAACGAATTCGTCATACAATACCGTTGCTCCATCTCATTTCGCTTTCCTTCCTAACATATAATCCGAAAATTTCTATAAACGTACGCTCGTCGCCGGACTCACCGTATGAAAGACGCACAAAGCACATTCTTATATTTCCCAGCCCGGTTACCGTATAAGGTCTCGCTTTAGCGACTTGCGGACACAGCAGCCCATTCCGGCACACGGATTGTTCAGAAGTCCGGGACGGAGCGCTCGCTCCGCCGCATGGAACGCAACCAAATACCCTACGAAATATGTTTACGGGAACCGATATCGTCAAATTCTTTCAAGAGAATTCCGCGCTGGCCGTCTTTCTGACCGTAGCGATCGGCTTCTGGATCGGCAAGTTCCGCTTCGGAAACTTCTCGCTCGGCATCGTAACCAGCGTACTGCTCGTAGGCGTCGTCGTCGGACAAATGAACATCCGGATACCGGAGCCGGCCAAGACGCTTTTCTTTCTGATGTTTCTATTCTCGATCGGCTACTCGGTAGGGCCCCAATTCTTCAGGGGGCTCAGAAAAGACGGTCTCCCGCAGGTCGGCTTCGCGGTAGTCGTCTGCGTGATGTGTCTGCTCTCGGTATGGGGCTGCGCGATCGTCATGGGCTACGACGCGGCGCAGGCGGCCGGCCTGCTGGCCGGCTCGCAGACGATGTCGGCCGTCATCGGAGCCGCCACCGATACGATTCACGAGCTGCCCGGCGGACGCGACACGGACCTGAGCGTGATGCCGGTCTGCTACGCGGTCACCTACATCTACGGCACGGCCGGATCGGCCTGGGTACTCGGCACCCTCGGCCCGAGGCTACTCGGCGGCGTCGCGAAAGTAAAGCAGGCGGCCAAGCAGATGGAATCGCAAATGGGGGACGACATGAGCCTCAGTCCGGGATTCGACCCGGCGGCGCGTACGATCGTTTTCCGCGCCTTCAGCGCCGACAACGAGTGGTTCGAGCCGGGGCGGACGGTACGCGAGTTCGAGCAATACATGGCCGGGCAGCAGAAGAGGATTTTCGTCGAGCGCCTCCGACAGCAGGGATCGGTCAAGGATCCCTCCCCGAAAACCGTCATCCGCCGGGGCGACGAAATCGTCGTCAGCGGGCGCCGCCGGTTCGTCATCGAAGAGGAAACATGGATCGGACGCGAGGTCGAGGACAAGGAACTGGTCAACTTCTCGGTCGAAACGCTGCCGGTCGTCGTCAATAAAAAAGGGGTAGCGGGCAAGACCGTCCGCGCCCTGCTGAAAGAAAAATACATGCACGGCGTATCGATCCGCTCGATCCGTCGGGCGAACGTGCAGATACCCGTGCTGGGCGGCGGCAAGCTCGACGCCGGCGACCGGATCGAGCTGGTCGGACTGCGGCAGGACGTCGAGCGGGCGGCCGAAGAGATCGGATTCAGCGACGCGCCGACCGAGAAAAGCAGCATGACGCTCGTGGGAATGGGAATCTTCCTCGGCGGGCTGATTTTCGGATGGGCGTTCGTCACCCGGATCGGCAACGTACCGCTGAGCCTGACCGTCAGCGGGGGCGTGTTGATCGCCGGGCTGATCTGCGGCTGGCTGCGGGCCAAGCGTCCGACGCTGGGAGGCGTGCCCGAACCGGCCGTCTGGTTCATGAACAACGTAGGCCTGAACGTATTCATCGCCATCGTCGGCATCACGACCGGTCCGAGCTTCGTCCGAGGGTTTCAGGAAGTGGGCTGGAGCCTGTTTCTGGTCGGAGCCGTCGCCACGACGATTCCGCTGGTGGCGGGCATTTTCATCGGGAAATACCTGTTCCGCTTCAACGAGGCCATCGTACTCGGCTGCGTATCGGGCTCGCGCACGACGACGGCCGCTCTCGGCGCCGTCGAGGAAACCCTCGAGAGCAACGTGCCCGCGATGGGCTATACGATCACCTACGCCATAGGCAATACGCTGCTGATTATCTGGGGCGTGGTCATCGTATTGCTGGTCGCCTGACACGGCCTTAGGAGGCAAACAGCGGAACCGGACGAATGCCCGGGAAGGTTCGCTCCGACGGTTTTCCGCGTCCGAAGCCGGACCGAACCGAAGTCCCGGGGATATTTTGCCGAACGGTTTATGCCATGCACTCTATACTTTCAGCCATGATCCTACTGCAAATCATCTCGGTTCTGATCGTCGTCTCGGCTCTGATCGCCGCGCTGATCATCGGTCTCGACCTGACTCGCCGCCGCCAGCCGATGCGAATCATGAATCCGGTCTGGATTCTGACGGGCCTATGGGCCGGAGCGGCCGCCCTATGGGCCTACTTTTCGTTCGGCCGCTCCGGTCCGGCAACCTCCGACGGCCGGTCCGGACCGAGGCCGGCTCCCTACCCCATCCGGCCGCAGACCGACTGCGGCCCGAAGCTCAGAGAGACCGAACCGAGTGCTGGGCCGACCGCCGCGTCAGCCGAAAGGGAACGCACGACATACCCGGACGACGCAAGCCGAACGGAACATCTCGGCGGCCTCTGCGAAACGGCCTCCGGCAACGCACCGGCCGGACAACGGCCCCAAACGGCCATGCCAGCCATACCGGTCGAGCACGCACGCTCCATACGGAACGGCCAACAAAAGAGCGATAATTCCCTCAGCCATGCCCCGATGCCGAAAACGGTCGGGCCCGAGGGCGCGAGTCCGATGGAGGACGCGATCATGCCAGGCATGGCCGGCATGAAGGGCATGAAAATGACTGTCGAAGGAAAGCGCTCTTCATGGCAACGGACGGTGCTCTCGACCCTCCACTGCGGAGCCGGCTGCACGTTGGCCGACCTGATCGGCGAATGCTTCGCATGGCTCGTGCCCGTCTCGCTCGGAGGTAGCCTGCTGGCCGGAAGCTGGGTGCTGGACTATGCGCTGGCCCTGGTTATCGGCATCGGATTCCAATATGCCGCCATACGAGAGATGGAGCCCGTCGGCGTCAGGGAAGCTCTCGGCCGGGCAGCTAAAGCCGATGCGCTGTCGCTTACGGCATGGCAAATAGGCATGTACGGCTGGATGGCTCTGGTGCATTTCGCGTTTTTTGCCGATCACCCGTTGCCAAGGACCTCATGGACCTTCTGGTTCATGATGCAGATCGCCATGGGCTGGGGATTCGCATTTTCCTACCCGGTCAACGCATGGCTGATCCGGCACGGAATCAAGAAAGGCATGTAGCCGGTACGAAAAATCCTCATTGTCTCCCGAGGCTTCGGTCTCGTCCGAGCGGCCGCATCGGCCCGCGAGTTCCATGCCAGAACCGACGCCGCCCCTGAAAGCTCCTTGTCCGCCGCTGTTCCGAGAAAAGCATACCCGGCCGCCGGCTCCGGAGGAAACGGCGATCCTGCATCCCGTTCAATCCTGTCTCGCATCGTAACGTACCTCTATGTCCGAAGCCCGAGCCGGCGAAAATACAAACGGAATCGAACGACGGCCGAATCGTCCCTCGCTATGCCGAACGAAACCGCCGGTCCCGTTTTACGGGACCGGCGGTCGCTCTCTCCGGCGAGACACAAGCCGCTCTTACTGCTTTTTGAGCAGCAACTCGTCGATCGCCTTTTCAAAATCGGCCTTGCTCATCGCTCCCTGAGCGACCTGAGGCCGTCCGTCCGTCGGACAGAACAGCAGCGTGGGAATCGAACGGATGCCGAAAACGGCCGCCAATTCCTGCTCTTTCTCGGTATCGACCTTGTAAATGTCGATCTTCCCGTCATACTCTTTCGCCAGTTCTTCCAGAATCGGCGCGATCATCTTGCACGGGCCGCACCAGCTCGCATAGAAATCGACGATACAGGGCTTGTCGCCCAAGAACTTCCACTCTTTCGGGGACGCCTCGTAATTAGCCACTTTGGTCAAAAACTCGGCTTTGGTCAAATGCTGTACTCCCATTTTCTTCTCTGTTTTAGTTGTTTGCTTGTTTCGGTTTTGCGATTCGCGGCCCCCGCACGAGACAAGCAGTACGGCGGCCAAAGCGGCGATCCAAAGATTTTTCATTACACTATGATTTACTGTTTTCAATTATCGTTCCCGACCCGACCGAAGCTTCGTATCCCGACCGTTGCAAACGGGTAACCGGCATTTCCGGACCGGCCTCGCCGACGTAACCGATTACGACACGCCCGCATGGAAGACCGGTTCCCGCGCCGCAGCCCTTCGGACCGAACTCCTGCCCCGCACGATAGAACCGCTGCTTCCGCAGGCCGTTCTGCCTTTTCACATCAACGGCCGTTCTCATCCTCTTTCGGCTTTCTTTTGAACATACTCGCCAGCAAGCCGCCGAACGCCGCACCCCATACCGAACTCAGCCAAGGCGACGAAGTAATCGGGCAACTCCCGTCCACACATCCGACCTGCCGGTAATAAAAATATCCGGCGAGAGCCCCAAGGACTACGCCGATCAGCGTCAAGCCGTATTTCTCCATTCTCTTTCTCATCTCTTTCTCATTTTTCCGACGCGCCGCAACGCTTCTCGAACACGGGCCTGAGCAACTGCGGAACCTCCACGCTGCCGCAGCGCATTCCGTCCAGACGCTCGCGTCCGCAGGGCGTCAGGTCGAAATACATCTGCCGGCGGTCCTGCTGGCCCAGCACGCGCTCGACGAGTCCCTTGCGCTCGATGCTGCGAATAACCTTCGACGCATGGGACGGAGTGAGTCCGACTTTAGCCGCGATGTCCGAAGCGGAAAGCCGCCCCGACTTCAACGAGCAGAGTACGGCCGCTTCATTCAGGCAGACGCCGTGCGTCCGCTCGAAATCCCGTTCGAAATCGTTCAGCGCCTTCAATATATCGCGCATAAGACATGCTATCTCCATCTTTTCCACGTTTAAGCTTGAAGCTCTCGGCTCGAAAATTTCCCACATCAATAATTTCCATCGGAAACCACATGACAAATATACGACTATTTTCCAATAAAACAAATTTCCAATGGAAATTATTATTCGGAACGAAAGCGAAACGGGCCAAACTCGCTTGCCGAAAGCAGGATACATCCGTACGACAGACCGTTCGGAAACCTCGAATCCGACAGCCAAGGTTTACAAGCCTATCTGCCCGTCTGAAACGCGCCCTATATAAAAAAAAGACTATGCCGTTGCCTAAAGCCGCCCGATCTATCGCCCCGGAATCGAATCGCGGCATTTGCGCAAGGCCCTCCCCCCGGCGAACTGCTTGCAACGGCAATGAAACGAACCGGCACGGCCGGTCCCTTTTGTCGTCCGCCGATTTCCCGACCGACCGCCGCGACATTCGCTTCAACGGCAACCGTCCGACCATGCCCCGGTCGAGAACATAACGATTTCGGATGCTGCAAAAATAAGGAGGTCCTGCGCGGCAATCCGGACGAATCTCAACAGTCGCCCGATTCCCCCAAAGTCGCAGGACGCAGAAAAACTCTCTTAAACCGTATCTCGCAACGATCGCCGTGATCGGCGAAACAATGCTCGACCAGTTTCTGCTGACTATCGCATACTTTGAGCATGCGGAAAAACCTGTCGCGTTCCGCATCGGTCGGCAAACGGGAATACGAGAGTCCGTGAGGCAAACGGCAGTCCCAATCGATTCTCATGCTCGGTTCGGGCAACGGAGACTCGGTCATCAGCACGCTCAGAGAAATCCCGTCGCATGCCCAGCCGCTCACGACCGCATAAGAGGGAGGATTGAAAAACTCGTTGTCAGAAAACACGTACAACTCACCCGACCGGAGATTTTCCATATTAACGACTTGATACATCATTTTACATGCAAAGTCACAGAAAGATATGAATATCGTTTCTTTCCTGGATTCAAATGCGGTTTCAATCCGCTATCCAGGGATTGTCTTCCATGAAATCCATCCCTTATATGGCCGATACCCTCCCTACCGGCCTTGTTCAAACAAAAAAAGCGGACGAAACGCTCGACCGACAGACTGAAAAGATTAGGGGGCGGAAGGGATACGCTCACCCATTACATATACCCTTCCTTTGTGCCCCCTAATTTTATCTATGCAAACCTCTAAATAAAACTCCTATCTGTTCGTAAACTCTCCGTAGAAACTCCCGACGGGCTCGCCGTTCATATCGATCGGATAGAAATGAACCGTCATTTTACCCGAGCCCAAACCATTGGTACTTATCTTCCCGTAAAGTCCCTGCGACGGATAGAGCATTTTGAACGAGCCTATGGGGCTGAGCCCTTTTTTGAACACCACTTCCGCATATTTCACGGGTTCGGAGAAAGTAACGTAGATCGCGTTGGCGGACCCATCGTAATACCATCCTAAGAACTCGCCGTCTCGAATCGTTATGACAGGAATTCCGCTCGGTTTGGGACCCTCCCCATCGTCAGGTTTCCTACCCCCCATTTCTATTCTTTCATCGGTAGGACCTCTCGTCACAGGAGTATCGGGGACCTCGGCCCCCGCCGACAAAGCGCCGGCCAATACCGCCGCGATGGCCAAAAACAAAACTCGCATTTTCATAATCTCATCCTGAAAAAATTTCCGGGTCGCAGACTCTTAACGGATAGTCGAAAAAGAAACGACATCGTCATACAGCAGAACCGAAACCCGTTGCAAACATATCCAATTTTTTCAGTGTTGATACCCGAACACACGATACCGGACATATGACAAATACGAAAAAACGGAATTTTTCGAAAAATTTATATCCTAATTATCAGACAATTAAAACAGGCTGAAATTTGCCTGTAATTTCATATGCGGACAAATCGGAATACGCATAAATATACTATATATCAATAATTTATCCTAAATCAAATCCAAGCGGACAGTAGCTTTTTGAGCGTCTTGTCGGAGTTTCCGTCGATTTTCTTTTTCAAACGGTTCCGTTTTTTCGATACGGAAGCCGGCTGAATGCCTAAAATATCGGCGATCTGGTTCGTCTTGATCTCGACGAGGACCATGCAACAGAGCTTCAGATCGTCCTCGGACAGCTTCAACTCCGTCGCGCGCAGACGGTGCAGAAAATCTTCGCTGACGATATGATTCGATATTTCGTATATATCCTTCCAACTGTCCTGCGTGAATTTATAGTCGTCGAAAAACTCCTTGGCCGCCAGCGCAAAGCGCCGATTGTCGCGTCGGTCGTCGCTCCACAGCTTCAGGATATCGTTCATTTTCTGAATGATTCTCAGCTTGGACTCGATCAGCGTCTTCGCGCTCGACTTCAGCAGATTCAGCTTGTCGATTTTCATTTCCAGTTGCTGATTGTCGATCGTCTTTTGCTGATTCGCGATTTCCGCCTCCCGCAGCTTGACCATATCGTCGCTGATCCGCTTGTTCTTTTTCGCGACAACGACCTTGTAAGTGCTGACCGAAGCCACCGCGATCAGAAGCATGACCAGAAAACCGATCAACAAGGTTCTGTTACGGATAATCAGCTGCTGCCTTTGCGAGTTCAATCTCTCGCTGTCATATTTCTGCCGAATCTCAATAATGGAGTTCCGCTCGTTTCTGTCGTTTATTGCCAGATACATCTTATGGTATTCCTCGAAAGTCTTTAATGCCTCTTGGAAAGCATATTGCTGACTTTCCAACCGGTATAAACTATATAAAACGCTCGCAACCTTCGCCGTATCGAGGGGCCTATTCGATAGATAATAGTTATAAAAGAACTTCGCCGAATCCAACAGACCTTGCCTGAAGTAGACATCACCTAAAGAAACATAATGATGGTTCGTGTTCTCCTTATTGAATTCGGTG from Alistipes ihumii AP11 carries:
- a CDS encoding reverse transcriptase domain-containing protein translates to MLNKVLDSTLLTHKSKQFISNIITEYEKLKDKSLERSGYGVPRGVGISAYLSELYMSDFDRDLKSIAYVTFYARYVDDIFIIITPPSKTDDTDYQKPVEDICTKFGLTMKVAKTKVVKVMETTPKQISIDYLGYSFVLNQCKLTINLTRSKTEKYKDRIIKAFDCYNTEQIQRKKST
- a CDS encoding AAA family ATPase; the protein is MKPNNPFLVTGYHSPEYFCDRRQETETMIRALYNGRNVTLIAPRRMGKTGLVKNVFYKLREQEPDIVTFYMDIYSTQSLGDFIRLFAGTVLGKLDSVPQKALGRVGKFIKSCRPVFTFDELTGQPKVTIDIVPSSEEATLREIFDYLRSSEKRCYIAIDEFQQIAEYPEKGAEALLRSYIQFVPNINFIFAGSKQHIMQQMFHSAKRPFYQSTQTQVIDRITREEYYRFAAEFFTRQGRKLAEETFGYLYDAFDGHTWYIQVLLNRLYGYTENPDIGMTDYAIGEVVAESTYTYENLLAAYPASNIRLLKAIAKAGCVREINSGDFITEYRLRAASSVNSALKRLIDREMVYKTADGYIVYDRFMAIWLRQQPF
- the aspT gene encoding aspartate-alanine antiporter gives rise to the protein MFTGTDIVKFFQENSALAVFLTVAIGFWIGKFRFGNFSLGIVTSVLLVGVVVGQMNIRIPEPAKTLFFLMFLFSIGYSVGPQFFRGLRKDGLPQVGFAVVVCVMCLLSVWGCAIVMGYDAAQAAGLLAGSQTMSAVIGAATDTIHELPGGRDTDLSVMPVCYAVTYIYGTAGSAWVLGTLGPRLLGGVAKVKQAAKQMESQMGDDMSLSPGFDPAARTIVFRAFSADNEWFEPGRTVREFEQYMAGQQKRIFVERLRQQGSVKDPSPKTVIRRGDEIVVSGRRRFVIEEETWIGREVEDKELVNFSVETLPVVVNKKGVAGKTVRALLKEKYMHGVSIRSIRRANVQIPVLGGGKLDAGDRIELVGLRQDVERAAEEIGFSDAPTEKSSMTLVGMGIFLGGLIFGWAFVTRIGNVPLSLTVSGGVLIAGLICGWLRAKRPTLGGVPEPAVWFMNNVGLNVFIAIVGITTGPSFVRGFQEVGWSLFLVGAVATTIPLVAGIFIGKYLFRFNEAIVLGCVSGSRTTTAALGAVEETLESNVPAMGYTITYAIGNTLLIIWGVVIVLLVA
- a CDS encoding DUF4396 domain-containing protein, with amino-acid sequence MILLQIISVLIVVSALIAALIIGLDLTRRRQPMRIMNPVWILTGLWAGAAALWAYFSFGRSGPATSDGRSGPRPAPYPIRPQTDCGPKLRETEPSAGPTAASAERERTTYPDDASRTEHLGGLCETASGNAPAGQRPQTAMPAIPVEHARSIRNGQQKSDNSLSHAPMPKTVGPEGASPMEDAIMPGMAGMKGMKMTVEGKRSSWQRTVLSTLHCGAGCTLADLIGECFAWLVPVSLGGSLLAGSWVLDYALALVIGIGFQYAAIREMEPVGVREALGRAAKADALSLTAWQIGMYGWMALVHFAFFADHPLPRTSWTFWFMMQIAMGWGFAFSYPVNAWLIRHGIKKGM
- the trxA gene encoding thioredoxin — its product is MKNLWIAALAAVLLVSCGGRESQNRNKQTTKTEKKMGVQHLTKAEFLTKVANYEASPKEWKFLGDKPCIVDFYASWCGPCKMIAPILEELAKEYDGKIDIYKVDTEKEQELAAVFGIRSIPTLLFCPTDGRPQVAQGAMSKADFEKAIDELLLKKQ
- a CDS encoding DUF6132 family protein encodes the protein MRKRMEKYGLTLIGVVLGALAGYFYYRQVGCVDGSCPITSSPWLSSVWGAAFGGLLASMFKRKPKEDENGR
- a CDS encoding MarR family winged helix-turn-helix transcriptional regulator, which translates into the protein MEIACLMRDILKALNDFERDFERTHGVCLNEAAVLCSLKSGRLSASDIAAKVGLTPSHASKVIRSIERKGLVERVLGQQDRRQMYFDLTPCGRERLDGMRCGSVEVPQLLRPVFEKRCGASEK
- a CDS encoding helix-turn-helix transcriptional regulator — its product is MYLAINDRNERNSIIEIRQKYDSERLNSQRQQLIIRNRTLLIGFLVMLLIAVASVSTYKVVVAKKNKRISDDMVKLREAEIANQQKTIDNQQLEMKIDKLNLLKSSAKTLIESKLRIIQKMNDILKLWSDDRRDNRRFALAAKEFFDDYKFTQDSWKDIYEISNHIVSEDFLHRLRATELKLSEDDLKLCCMVLVEIKTNQIADILGIQPASVSKKRNRLKKKIDGNSDKTLKKLLSAWI